In Microcella indica, the genomic window TGAACACCGGCTTCGATCGGCCCTCGACCATGTCCAGCAGCCGCGCCGGACCCGTCCCGTCACGCACCGGGGTCAGGTCGATGACCACGGTCACGTAGCGGTCCCCGAACCTCGTGTGCCGCCAGACGTGTTCATCGACACCGATCACGGTGACCCCATCGAAGCGGGCCGGATCGCCGATCAGCCTCCGACGGCCTTCCTCCAAAACAGCACTGTTGGCCGTGTGCCAGGACACCCCGAGCCGAGCTGCGACTCGGCTGATCGTGAGATGGTCCACGACGAGCGCGGTGAGCGCCCAGGTGAGCGCTCCACGGGACAGCTTCGACCTCGGCTCAGCCGCCGCGGTGCTGTCCTGCCGCCACGACCTGCCGCATCCCGAGCACCGGTAGCGGCGCACCCGCACCAGCAACGTCGTCGGCCGCTCGCCGAACGGGACATGCGCGAGCCGTCTCGCCTCGGTGCCGCGCGAGACACCCTCCGCCCCGCACCACCGGCACCACTGGTCCGGCTCCACGATCCGGCACTCCAACACCGCCCGATGTGCCTCGATCCGCTGCCCGGCGACCACGAGTCCGAGCTCCTCGAGACGGCAGAAGACAGTCAGATCGGCGGGGTCGAAGGTAGCGTTGAGCACGTCGAGGTCTTTCTCGGATGGTGAGCCTGAAGAACTTCCATCCTGGAAGACCTCGACCCTGTCTCCAGACCCCGACGCGCTACCGACCTACCCCCTCAACTGCGAAGAGCCGGTTTTGGGGTCACGTTCGGTTACCGCAGACACCTTCGATTGTGCACGCTTGTGGGTTTTTTGTGGGGCAATAGGGCTGCGGCTCCCTCACGGCTACAGTCTGCGAGGCGGTGTCCACAAGCCCGCATTGGTCATGGCGTATCGCGTCTTACCTCGGTAGAATGGAGTCACGACGAGCCGGCTACCGGAGCGTTGTTCGCCTGGAACCCTGCCTTGTGCAGGGTTTCAGTGCTTTACGGGTCCCATCGGCGGCAGCGCGGCTTCAGCGGAGCGACGTCTGCCCACAACGCCCGTGCAGTTCGTTCAGCCTTCGGGCCGGAAGACTTGTGCGCGTCGAGGCGCCTGTATAGGTACGCGATCAAGTCCGCAGCTTGCAGGCCAGGAGACTCGACGGACCGGCCGAACGTGATTGGGAACTGAACGTGCTGTAGCTTGCTCGGCTTGTAGCCGCCAGTGGTGACGGTCTGGTAGGCCGCCATCCGACGCGCGTGATCTTCTTGATCGGGGACTTCGTCGGCGATGACAAGGACCTCTTCCCTAGTGAGTCGTGCGTGACTGTTGAGCACTTCCAGTAGATGTCGAAGCACGACACGGTGTGGGGGTTCGGGGTAGCTGTATCTGGCGTTGAGGCGCGCGACGTCGACACCCTCGACGAAGGCGCGAGCTCGGGGAAGAGTGCCCATCTCCCGAAGTGCACGTGAGTAGATGGCGTGTGCTGCACGGTGCTTTCCACGTAGAGGCGACCACTCTTTGTCGCCCGACATGATCTCGTACCCGTGGAGTTCAGCGGAGTCGGGGTCGACGCCGAAACCTGCCGCGTATTCCAGGGCTCGGCGGTTGGCGGCCCTGAGGTCGAGGAGCTGCGACTCGTTGACGACGAACGCGGCGATGTAATAGCGGTCACGCGTATAGGACTCGTCAACGAAGGCAAACAACACTCACACAGTCTGCCCGATCCGCCCGCCTGGCCCGCGTGAGGCGACCCCTCCCGGTCCTGTCAAGCGCGACGGTGTGACCGTTGGCCTCCGAGCACCTACATGCCCATGCGTCGTCGTACGATCTCGATCGCTTTTGCTCGCCCCGCCTCGACACCGATCTCGGCGGCTTCGTCAGGCATCCCTTCGTCGAAACGGGCACGATGGGAGGCATCCATCGCCGCGCGCAACGCCTCCGCGTACTCGGCATCGGTCAACTCGTATCGAATCTCTGTCATGACGTCACACTACTTCGGTGCTCGAAGGCACAACGGAGCGGTCGACGCGATCTTGCGGGCGCCCTGACCCCCTTGCGCAATGGGCGTCTGTCTAGACCTTCGCCGCGAGCGACGGATCTCCCGAGTTCGTCTCGCACTCCGGGTTATCGCAGACTCGCTCGTCGATGTACGTAGGCGGGCCGAAACTGCGACCGCGACCGCGGTCGGGCGTGAGTACCACTCGGACGGGCTCGCCGCAGCTTGCACAGTTTGGGGTCGGGTTAGTCATGAACTTGCCCATCTGTCGGGAGGGTTGTCCGATCAGACTAGGTCGATCTGATCGACCATCGAAAGGGTGCCCGGCGAGTTGAACCGCGCGTCGGTGCCCGATGCTAGGTTCGCTCACATGAGTGCAGCGCCTGGTTGGTACCCCGACCCCGAACAAGCGGCCACCCTCCGCTACTGGACCGGTACCGTGTGGACGGAGCAACGTGCACCCGCCGCGGCCGCACCAGTCGCCACGCGCCCCACAAGAGAAACGTGGCTCGCGTACGTCCTTCTGATCTTTCTCGGCGGGTTCGGCGTTCACCGCTTCTACCTCGGAGACACCGCCGTGGGCGTCACGCTACTGCTCCTGACGATTATCGGATGGGCTACTGCCGCGTTCGCTATTGGGTTCTTGTTCGTCGGCGTTGTGTGGGTCTGGATCATCGTCGACTTGTTCCTTGTCCCCGGGCTTGTTCGACAAGCCAACAGCCGCCGCTAGGAAGGGGTCTGCTGCACGGATAGGTGACAGGTTGTAGTCACGCCGCCAGTGCGGCTGGCGTGCTCATGATGGCCTCGAACTCGACCGGGGTCAAACGGCCGAGAGCGGCTTGCCGGCGTCGCCGGTTGTAGGTGCGTTCGATCCAGGTGACGATCGCGATGCGCAGCTCGTCGCGGGTGGCCCAGGAGCGGCGGTTGAGGACGTTCTTCTGCAACAGCGAGAAGAACGATTCCATCGCGGCGTTGTCTCCCGCAGCGCCGACTCTGCCCATCGATCCCACCATGCGGTGGCGGCTGATCGCTCGGAGGAATTTCCGGCTTCGAGATTGGCTGCCTCGGTCGCTGTGGATCACGCAGCCGGCGACGTCGCCGCGCATCTGAACGGCGTTCTCCAGCGCTCTGACTGCCAAGCTCGACTTCATCCGTGAGTCGATCGAGTAGCCGACGATCTTGTTGGCGAACACGTCCTTGACCGCGCAGAGGTAGAGCTTGCCCTCACCGGTGCGATGTTCGGTGATGTCGGTCAGCCAGAGCCGGTTCGGGCCATCGGCGGTGAACTCATGCCGGATGCGTCCGGTCTCGTCCACGACCGCGCAAAGGTCGTCGTGGACTGGCGGGCCTGCCTTCTTGCCGTTCCTGCCGCGCTTCTTTCCGAACGCGCTCCACCAGCCGTTGTCGCGGCAGATCCGCCACGCCGTCCGATCAGCCATCGACTCTCCGGCGTCGCGAGCTTCATCGGCCAGCAGCCGATGCCCGAATTCCGCGTCATCCTGGTGAGCATCGAACAGCGCGTTCGCGCGATACGCCTCCACCCGATCAGCGTTCGTGATCGGCTGCTTCAGCCATCGGTAGTAGGGCTGGCGGGAGAGCTTGAGAACCCGGCACGTCACCGTCACGGGTATCCCGTCAGCGGCGAGCTCTGTCACGAGCGGGTAGAACCTTTTCCCGGCAGATGGGCCTGCCCCAAATACGCCGCCGCGCGGCGCAGCACCTCGACCTCCTGCTCGAGCAGCCGATTACGCTGACGCAGCTCCCGCAACTCGGCATCACGATCGCCCGGAGACAGCGCCCCCGACTCGGCAGCCTGCCGGGTAGCGCGGGAGCGGGCGAGCCACTTCGTGAGCGTCATCGGGTGAACCCCGAAATCGTTCGCGATCTGCTCGACCGTCACTCCCAGTTCGCGATTCTCCGCGACGCGCACGGTCAAGTCCCTGGAAGTGGTGTAACGGCTGATCCTTCGCTTTAGGCGCTGAGAGGGATGAAGGTGTCGGCGACCACCTCGTCTCCGTTGTTGGGCAGCACCCGCATGCGGGAGCGTGCCAGGACCTCCAGGCCCAAGTAGCGGCGCCCCTCTGCCCACTCATCGGTCTGCTCGGCCAGAACGCCGCCGACCAGGCGGATGACGCTGTCGCGGTTGGGGAAGATGCCCACGGAGTCGGTGCGGCGGCGGATCTCGCGGTTGAGGCGCTCGTTGGGATTGTTCGACCAGATCTGCGACCAGACATCTTTGGGGAACTCGGTGAAGGCGAGAATGTCGGCCCGAGCGGTATCGAGGTGCTCGGCGACCGCGGGGAGCTTCTCGGCGACGTAATCCAGGGTCCGATCGAACTGGGCGTGGACGTCGGAGGCGGTGGGCTGGTCATAGACGGAGTGCAGCATCGCCTTCACCGCCGGCCACATGCTCTTCGGGGTCACGCTCATCAGGTTCGCCGCGTAGTGGGTGCGGCAGCGTTGCCAGGTGGCGCCGGGCAGGTTCGCTGCGATCGCGTCCTTTAAGCCGGCGTGCGCGTCACTGGTGACGAGCTGCACGCCGGTGAGCCCGCGGGCGACGAGGTCGGCGAAGAACGCATTCCACGCCGACCCGGTCTCGCTCGTGGCCGTCTGCAGGCCGAGGACTTCCCGGCGGCCGTCGCCGTTGACCCCGGTGGCGATCAGCACGACCGTGTTCACCACCCGGCCGCCCTCGCGAACCTTCATCGTGAGAGCGTCGGCAGCCACGAACGTGAACGGGCCCGCCTCGACCAAAGACCGGTGCCGGAAGTCGGCAACCTGCTCGTCGAGCTCGGCAGCCATCCGCGAGACCTGCGACTTCGATAGAGCGTTGATGCCGAGAGTCTTCACCAGCTTGTCCATCCGCCGGGTGCTCACCCCGGCGAGGTAGCAGTCGGCAATCACGGTGATCAGAGCCGCCTCGGAGCGTTTCCTGCGCTCCAGCAGCCACTCCGGAAAGTAGGTGCCCGATCGTAGTTTCGGGATCGCGACATCGATCGTGCCGATGCGAGTGTCCAGGTCACGGTGCCGGTAGCCGTTGCGGTGCGTCACCCGATCAGGGCTGGGCTTGCCCCACTCGGCGCCGACCACAGCGTCGGCATCAGCGGACAGCAGGGCGTTGATCATGGTCTGCAGCAAATGCCTCATCAAATCCGGCGACGCCTCCGAGAGGGCTTCACCCAGAACGGTCGCAGGGTCGACAATGTGTGGAGCGGTCATCGTGTTGATGCCTTTCGAGTGGAGGTAAGAGACTTCTCGAAGGATCACACGGTGACCGCGTCCACGTCAGCAACGACGTGCGCGACCACCGTGCGTTACACCACTATGTGGGACTCCACTACGCGCACAACGTCATCGCGGAACTCTTTCGGATAGGGCTTAGGCACGATGGCATCCTTCCAGGCCCACCCCCTCGGGCAAGCCATGTCAGATGTCACCTATCCGTGCAGCAGACCCAACCGGCGCTCGAACGTCGGCAAGTAGTCCCTGCCGAAGCAAGGCTGTGAAGTAGTGCACCCGGACAACCTCGAATTCGGGAAGTAGTTCCTTCGCTAGTTCGAAGAGGTCGAGCCACTTGAGGCTCGGAGCAGAGTCGAGGCACCTCCGATACAGGTTGAAGCCATCGACGTAAACTAGCGCGGTCGGCTTCGCTGTCATTCCCTCATCATGACGCACAATGCAGGCCCGCGTTCAAGCGGGCTGACGGAGCGCGGTTGTACATTTGCCCACGCGCGGGCCGGTGCGCTCCACCACTCAGGAGCATCATGGCCCGCCACTGGCACCCCATCCTTGCCGCGCACGAATTCGCGCCCGGTGAATGGATCATGGTCGACCCCGCCGCCAGGCCCTACGCGGTAGTCCGCGCGCTCGAGGTCGGCGGGGAACACGGCTACCGGGTCGTGACCTGGGCGGAACGGTCAGAGGATCGCCAGCTCGTCGGCTACTGGCAGACACTCAGAGCGGCATGTGCGGCCGCGCACCGGCACTATCTCACAGCGCACGGCCCCGGCGAGTTCGTCGGCTACCCGGATCTCAGGAACGGTTAGTGGTTCATGAACGACTATTCCGAGGGGGCCCGAAGAGTGAGGTCCAAATGCTCGCGGGAACATCAAAGTCAATCGGTGACCAATCTGGCAATACGATGTCGTTTGGCTGACCGTCCCTGCGAAAGGCGCGTCCCAGTATCTCTGTTGGCGGTGTGTCTTTGAAGAACTGCTCGACACGCGCCGCGTATCCAGGGTCTTTGAGCGCCTCGGCAACCGTGATCCACCTAATTCTGATGAGGTCGTTATCGACGAGGTGTGCGAATCCTCCGACGTAGCCGAGATCATTGCCGAGGAGGGCCGCGATCCGCGCTTGCTCCAGTAGCCATAGGCTCTGCGGCCACCGAGACTCGATCTCATGGAGCGCGCGGAGACGAACGGCTGTGCCCACGATCCTCGCTTCACCGTCGACCAAGAGTTCCCATTTGGGCGTGGAATTGAACGCATCTCCCCGCGCATAGGACTCGGCCTGCTGAATCGCTGGGCTAGCACCCATTTCGTCGATCCATTGCGAGTCGTGACGCGAGAGGGTCGATCCGTTCTGAATACGAATCTCAACGAGGTTCTCAGCTCGCCAACCCCAAGCCCGAGCGCGATCGATTGCGATGTCGTAGTCGTCGAATGCGAAGAAGGACGTGAGTCTGGAATTGGCGTCGGGACTGACGCGTGCCCTGGTTTTCTCAAGCAGAAGTTCGCGCTGAAAGCGCTGCTCGCGGAGCTGTCGAGTGCTTGCGTGCAGGAAGTCAACGAGCCATGGAGACAAGAGCTCTCGCTTCACTCGATGAGGAGTCTTGATGACACCCCGGTATGCGTGCCAAGCCGCCATCGGGTGATCGAGGTTCAGGTGAACCCACGCGTTTCGCATGGTGCCGAAGTTTCTCCCGCCGTCACTTTGCACGTAATGATCTTGACACGGTGGCGGTCAGTGCCGACCTATAGGCGCAGATTGAGCGCCGACACTAGCGAGTCAATCCGCTCGTTTGTCGCCGTCAACCGTGCGTCGAGATCCGACCCGACCACCAGAGCAGCCACCGCGCCGAACAGTTCATAGTGAACGCCGCGCGGTTTGCCTTCCTCGTCAAACATGACGAACAACTCCAACCCTGCCGCGATCAGATCCTCAGCGATCAGCCCCACCTCATCCGGCACTTCGTAGTCGGGGTTGTATGCCGGGTTCTCCGGGTTGTCTCGAATGTCGAGCTGCCCCCGATACTCGAAGATTCGCGGGGCGACCTTCAGCATGTCCGCAGCCGAGAACGGCACCGGGCGCACATTCCGCTTCTCAGCCAACGTCGACGGCGCGTAACCGTACCGACCAGACGCAATGTGCTGCCATGCCGGCTGTCGAGGCCCAGCGATCGTCGACAGATCCAATAGGGCCGCACCGGTCGACCGCAGACCAGCGTCGAACACACCATCACCCGACGTGCTGACCGGCCCCTCCCACTCCACACCAGACGCCGCGAGCTCATTCACCGTCTCCGCGAGGCCATCGACGAGAGTCTTGATCTGAGCCACCGCCTGCGCCGTCTGCGTTCCCGTAGGCATCTCCAACTCACGCACGCGCCGCTCAAGATCACCAATCGTGCGCGTGAACTCATCCAGTCAGCCCATCGACGGCACCGTGTAACCACCAGCCATGTCTATCCTCCAAATCGATTCGCCCCGAGAGTCGGGACACCTGCCGTCATCGACGGCCCTCCATACCCATGTGCCTCATCCACTCCGACACCTCAGCGCCGTCCGAACCCGGCACCCCCGCGTCCCGCAGTCGCTTCAAGTCCACCGAGGGGAAACCGCCCCCAATCTGCCGCGTGAACCCGTTGGCTCGCGCCCACGCATGCGTCGCGTACTCGTGCCGATTCAGCGGCCGCGCCTGCATACGGTCATGCCACTCGAGCCCATGAGCGTCCAGCCACCGCCGCGTCGACTCCTCCGACCTCCACACAGGGTCAGCCTTCGACAGCAACTCAGCCGGCACGACCTCCGACCCCGGCACGTAACTACGACGCCGAGCCATGGTCACCCTCCAAAGGCTGAACGTCCGCCGTACGTCGCGCCCAGGCGATCGACCCTGACTTCCCGAAGGTGACTCTGCACGACCTCCGCCACACGGCCGCGGGCCTCGCAGTGAGCGCTGGCGCGCACGTCAAGGCTGTGCAGAGGATGCTCGGGCACGCCTCCGCAGCGATGACCCTCGACACCTACGCCGACCTGTTCGACGCCGACTTCGACGCCGTTTCGGATGCCCTCGACGAGCTGCGCGCTCGGACAGTTGTGGGGGATTCGTGGGGGAAACAGGTCTAGAACGAAGAAAGAGCCCCGGAATTCCGCGGAATCTCGGGGCTCTCGCTGGCGGTGACGGTGGGATTTGAACCCACGGTAGGGGGTTACCCTACACAACTTTTCGAGAGTTGCACCTTCGGCCGCTCGGACACGTCACCGCGGGAGAGTGTAGTACAGGGGCCTGCGCGGGTCGAACTGAGCGCGGGGTGCGGGCGGGCATCCGGTGATCGATACGATTCGTATCGTGACCGCCTCTCTGCGCACGCCGTGGCTGGAAGCGCGCCGTGCCGCGTGGCGGCGGCGCGCGCAGCAGCCGGGCGAGTTGCTGTACGTGGCGCTCGGCGATTCGGCCGCGCAGGGCGTGGGCACGAGCGACCTCGACGCGAGCTATGTCGGGCTACTCGCGGCCCGGCTGCAACGGAACACCGGACGCAGCGTGCGCATCGTCAACCTCAGCCGCTACGGCGCGCGAGTGCGCAACGTCAACGCCGAGCAGCTCCCCCTCCTCGCGGACCTGAGACCCGACCTCGTGACCCTGGGCGTGGGGGCCAACGACATGCGTCGCTTCGATCGCGACGAGTTCGGTGCCGCCTTCGAGGCCCTGTTGGGCGCACTCCCCTCGCACGCGATCGTCTCCGACATCCCCTGCTTCTACAGCGGCGCCCGAGAGTTGGATGCCGTCATCGCCTCCCGTCTGATCGCCAACCTCGTGCGCGCCCAGGGACAGGCGCTCGCGCCCTTGCACCGAGTCACCGAGGTTCGTCGCGGCTGGGGCAGCGTGCCCGACTTCTCGTGGGATCAATTCCATCCGAGTGCGCGCGGCTATCGCGTGTGGGAGTCGGCATTCGCGGGGGCGGTCACTCGCCGTGCCTCCCGCCTGCCCCCCGTCAACCCGTCTCACGATCCGACAGGGTGACGTAATGAGAGGCGACGACACCCCCAGATCTGAACCCGCCCCCCGCCGCCGCACGCCGCTGACGCACATGCTCTCGATGGCGAAGGTCGGCGTCATCGGCTTCGGCGGCGGCAGTGCGCTCATTCCCGTTATGGAGCGCGAACTCGTCCACCCTAAGAAGCTGACGACTCGCGAGTTCACGCAAGACACGGTGATCGCCAACGTCACCCCTGGAGCTCTCCCCGTCAAGATCGCGACTGTCTCGGGAACGCAGTTGAGCGGCACCGCGGCCGCGACGGGCGGCGCCGTCGCCGTCGCCATGCCGGGGGCACTGGCCACGGTCGCCCTTCTCGCACTGTTCTCGGCGCTCGGCCCCGGCGCGATCAGCGTCGTGGAGTTCGCCTCCCTCGGCATCTCGGCGTTCATCCTGTACCTGCTCGGGCACTACACCCTCAAGGTGCTGGCCCCCGGAGGCCGCGTGCAGTGGACGGGCGTGGCCATCGCCGTGATCGCTTTCCTGCTGTCGGGCGCGGGTCGCGCAGTCACGCTCATCGTCGATGCGGCCGGCGGCGAGCAGCCCGTGAGCCTGCCCGAACTCTCGGCGCTCGGCCTCGTGCTCATCTCTCTGGCCGGCATCGCGATCGTCTCCGTCTGGCAGCTGCTGCGCGGGGGCCGGGCCGTCGTTTCCGACGTGCAGGAGGGCGAAGCGGTGCCCGTCGGAGCTCGTCGTGCCCTGCGGGCGGCCCTCGTCATGAGTATCCTCACCGCCGTGGGATTCGTGGCCGCCTTCGTCGTCGTGCCTGCTCCATCGACGCTGTCGTTCCTGGGTCTCATCCTCGTCTCGACCGTGTCGTCGTTCGGCGGTGGCGAAGCCTACGTGGGGGTCGCCGACGGCTTCTTCGTCGCCACCGGGCTCGTCGATTCAACGCTGTTCTACGGTCAGATCGTTCCCGTCGCCAATGCCCTGCCCGGGCCGATCCTCGTCAAGATCGCGGCAGGGGTGGCCTACGGGGTGGGGGCCGCCACCGGGTCGGTGCTCGCGGGAGTCGTGTTCGCGATCGCGGCCTTCCTCATCACGGTCGGCAGCTGCTCGGCAATCGCCCTGCTCGTGCTCGCCGGCTACGACCGCGCGCGAAACTCGCTCTTCGTGCGCAACACCTCGGCCTACATCCTCCCGGTGATCTGCGGGCTGCTCGCCGCCACAGCGCTGTCGCTGCTGCACGCCTCGGCGGGCATCGCCGAGGGCGCGGGTGTGCCAGCCGTCGCCGCCATCGTCGGCAGCGTGGCCCTCGCTCTCCTCGTGCCCCTCGTGCACAAGCTCGCGCGCGTGCCCGACATCGTGCTCATCATCGCCTTCGGTGCGCTGTCGCTCACCGTGCTCAGCCTCGTCTGAGCGGCCGACGTCGGCGCTCGGCCGTACTCTGGTGCCATGGCCCGACCGACCGCGAACTTCGTCTGCACGGAGTGCGGCTGGACGACCCTCAAGTGGGCGGGCCGCTGCGGCGAGTGCCAGCAGTGGGGCACCGTGATCGAGAAGGATGCGCCGACGCGGCACACCGCGCCGGCCCGGGTCGCCGAGGGCCGGGCTGCCCGCCCCATCACCGACATCGCTCCTCGGGATGAGAGTCACACGCCCACGGGCATCCTCGAACTCGACCGGGTGCTCGGCGGCGGCATCGTGCCGGGCGCCGCCATCCTGCTCTCCGGTGAGCCCGGCGTCGGCAAGTCGACGCTGCTGCTCGAGGTCGCCGCTCGCGCGGCGAAGCGGGGTCAGCGGGTGCTGTACGTGAGCGCGGAGGAGTCGGTGGCCCAGGTGCGCTTGCGGGCGGGTCGCACGGGCGCGCTCAGCCCCGAACTGTTCCTGGCGGCGGAGACCGACCTGGCCACGATCCTCGGCCAGCTCGACGAGGTACGGCCCGAGCTGCTCATCGTCGACTCCGTGCAGACGGTCGCGTCCTCCCTCGTGGACGGGCTCGCCGGAGGTGTCTCGCAGGTGCGGGAGGTCGCGGCGACGCTCATCCGCGTCGCGAAGGACCGCGACCTGCCCGTCGTGCTCGTCGGGCACGTGACGAAGGACGGCACGATCGCCGGGCCGCGCCTGCTCGAGCACCTCGTCGACGTCGTGTGCCAGTTCGAGGGCGACCGCCAGACGGCGCTGCGCTTCGTGCGCGCGCTCAAGAACCGCTACGGACCGACCGACGAGGTGGGCTGCTTCGAGATGACGGGCGACGGCATCGCGGAGGTCGCCGACCCGTCGATCCTGTTCCGCTCGGGGTCGACCACACCGGTGAGCGGCACGTGCGTCGCGATCGCGATGGAGGGGCGCCGCGCCCTGCCCGTCGAAGTGCAGGCGCTCATCGTCGCCTCGAACGCTCCGCAGCCGCGGCGGGTCGTCAACGGCGTCGACTCCTCGCGCGTCGCCATGCTGCTCGCCGTGCTCGAGCGCCGCTGCGGCATGCCGCTCAGCGGCTTCGACGTGTACGTGTCCACCGTCGGCGGCATTCGCCTCACCGAGCCCGGCGCCGACCTTGCGATCGCTCTCGCCATCGCGAGCGCCCGCCGCGAGAAGGCGCTCGACCCGCACCTCGCCGCGATCGGCGAGATCAGCCTCGCGGGCGAGATCCGCGCGGTCGCCG contains:
- a CDS encoding DUF3800 domain-containing protein, whose protein sequence is MLFAFVDESYTRDRYYIAAFVVNESQLLDLRAANRRALEYAAGFGVDPDSAELHGYEIMSGDKEWSPLRGKHRAAHAIYSRALREMGTLPRARAFVEGVDVARLNARYSYPEPPHRVVLRHLLEVLNSHARLTREEVLVIADEVPDQEDHARRMAAYQTVTTGGYKPSKLQHVQFPITFGRSVESPGLQAADLIAYLYRRLDAHKSSGPKAERTARALWADVAPLKPRCRRWDP
- a CDS encoding DUF2510 domain-containing protein — encoded protein: MSAAPGWYPDPEQAATLRYWTGTVWTEQRAPAAAAPVATRPTRETWLAYVLLIFLGGFGVHRFYLGDTAVGVTLLLLTIIGWATAAFAIGFLFVGVVWVWIIVDLFLVPGLVRQANSRR
- a CDS encoding IS3 family transposase (programmed frameshift), whose amino-acid sequence is MTVRVAENRELGVTVEQIANDFGVHPMTLTKWLARSRATRQAAESGALSPGDRDAELRELRQRNRLLEQEVEVLRRAAAYLGQAHLPKRFYPLVTELAADGIPVTVTCRVLKLSRQPYYRWLKQPITNADRVEAYRANALFDAHQDDAEFGHRLLADEARDAGESMADRTAWRICRDNGWWSAFGKKRGRNGKKAGPPVHDDLCAVVDETGRIRHEFTADGPNRLWLTDITEHRTGEGKLYLCAVKDVFANKIVGYSIDSRMKSSLAVRALENAVQMRGDVAGCVIHSDRGSQSRSRKFLRAISRHRMVGSMGRVGAAGDNAAMESFFSLLQKNVLNRRSWATRDELRIAIVTWIERTYNRRRRQAALGRLTPVEFEAIMSTPAALAA
- a CDS encoding IS256 family transposase; this translates as MTAPHIVDPATVLGEALSEASPDLMRHLLQTMINALLSADADAVVGAEWGKPSPDRVTHRNGYRHRDLDTRIGTIDVAIPKLRSGTYFPEWLLERRKRSEAALITVIADCYLAGVSTRRMDKLVKTLGINALSKSQVSRMAAELDEQVADFRHRSLVEAGPFTFVAADALTMKVREGGRVVNTVVLIATGVNGDGRREVLGLQTATSETGSAWNAFFADLVARGLTGVQLVTSDAHAGLKDAIAANLPGATWQRCRTHYAANLMSVTPKSMWPAVKAMLHSVYDQPTASDVHAQFDRTLDYVAEKLPAVAEHLDTARADILAFTEFPKDVWSQIWSNNPNERLNREIRRRTDSVGIFPNRDSVIRLVGGVLAEQTDEWAEGRRYLGLEVLARSRMRVLPNNGDEVVADTFIPLSA
- a CDS encoding SGNH/GDSL hydrolase family protein; translated protein: MTASLRTPWLEARRAAWRRRAQQPGELLYVALGDSAAQGVGTSDLDASYVGLLAARLQRNTGRSVRIVNLSRYGARVRNVNAEQLPLLADLRPDLVTLGVGANDMRRFDRDEFGAAFEALLGALPSHAIVSDIPCFYSGARELDAVIASRLIANLVRAQGQALAPLHRVTEVRRGWGSVPDFSWDQFHPSARGYRVWESAFAGAVTRRASRLPPVNPSHDPTG
- a CDS encoding chromate transporter → MRGDDTPRSEPAPRRRTPLTHMLSMAKVGVIGFGGGSALIPVMERELVHPKKLTTREFTQDTVIANVTPGALPVKIATVSGTQLSGTAAATGGAVAVAMPGALATVALLALFSALGPGAISVVEFASLGISAFILYLLGHYTLKVLAPGGRVQWTGVAIAVIAFLLSGAGRAVTLIVDAAGGEQPVSLPELSALGLVLISLAGIAIVSVWQLLRGGRAVVSDVQEGEAVPVGARRALRAALVMSILTAVGFVAAFVVVPAPSTLSFLGLILVSTVSSFGGGEAYVGVADGFFVATGLVDSTLFYGQIVPVANALPGPILVKIAAGVAYGVGAATGSVLAGVVFAIAAFLITVGSCSAIALLVLAGYDRARNSLFVRNTSAYILPVICGLLAATALSLLHASAGIAEGAGVPAVAAIVGSVALALLVPLVHKLARVPDIVLIIAFGALSLTVLSLV
- the radA gene encoding DNA repair protein RadA → MARPTANFVCTECGWTTLKWAGRCGECQQWGTVIEKDAPTRHTAPARVAEGRAARPITDIAPRDESHTPTGILELDRVLGGGIVPGAAILLSGEPGVGKSTLLLEVAARAAKRGQRVLYVSAEESVAQVRLRAGRTGALSPELFLAAETDLATILGQLDEVRPELLIVDSVQTVASSLVDGLAGGVSQVREVAATLIRVAKDRDLPVVLVGHVTKDGTIAGPRLLEHLVDVVCQFEGDRQTALRFVRALKNRYGPTDEVGCFEMTGDGIAEVADPSILFRSGSTTPVSGTCVAIAMEGRRALPVEVQALIVASNAPQPRRVVNGVDSSRVAMLLAVLERRCGMPLSGFDVYVSTVGGIRLTEPGADLAIALAIASARREKALDPHLAAIGEISLAGEIRAVAGAPQRAAEGARLGYTSIVDASAVHVREAVRLAFASAADEPADIPEF